From a single Shewanella donghaensis genomic region:
- a CDS encoding glycosyltransferase family 25 protein, which translates to MIIAYYGRFPIKLVKKLALLARFFVIKLILFIEVCLVKMQCKIFVINLDESVERLENIKLQFAALGLEFERVSAVKGKELSDGKRKQVFDLKSNLSKYYKKLNDGEIGCYLSHILCWEKIQQQQLDYALIIEDDAVISESIIDFMTFANNTHHEWDYIALSHGRKLKKIINPFKINQELVVGQTLKLPSTTTGQFISFSGAEKLLENAYPISRPVDMDIQYWFEKSLRCFVVRPFPVQHGDFGSDINEIVDRRTVEKKRLKRIWLKLHFEIKLLLNRWNLPKVPKFKL; encoded by the coding sequence TTGATTATTGCATATTATGGACGATTCCCGATTAAATTGGTAAAAAAACTAGCGCTTCTCGCTCGTTTCTTTGTGATAAAATTGATTTTATTTATTGAGGTATGTTTAGTTAAGATGCAATGTAAAATTTTTGTCATCAATTTAGATGAGAGTGTTGAGCGTCTTGAAAACATAAAGCTTCAGTTTGCTGCATTAGGGTTAGAGTTTGAAAGAGTTTCTGCTGTTAAAGGAAAAGAATTATCTGATGGTAAGCGTAAGCAGGTTTTTGATTTAAAATCGAATTTAAGTAAATATTATAAAAAATTAAACGATGGTGAAATCGGCTGCTATTTGAGTCATATTCTCTGTTGGGAAAAAATACAACAACAACAGTTAGATTATGCCCTTATCATTGAAGATGATGCGGTTATATCTGAAAGCATTATCGATTTTATGACATTTGCTAATAATACTCATCACGAATGGGACTACATTGCGTTATCACACGGGCGTAAATTAAAGAAAATAATTAATCCTTTTAAAATCAATCAGGAACTTGTTGTTGGCCAAACTCTAAAGTTACCTTCGACGACCACTGGGCAGTTTATTTCGTTTTCAGGTGCTGAAAAATTATTGGAAAATGCTTACCCGATTTCTAGACCTGTTGATATGGATATTCAGTATTGGTTTGAGAAGTCACTGCGCTGTTTCGTGGTAAGACCATTCCCTGTACAACATGGAGATTTTGGTAGTGATATTAATGAAATTGTGGATAGAAGAACTGTTGAAAAGAAAAGATTAAAACGTATTTGGTTGAAATTACACTTTGAGATTAAGTTGTTATTGAACCGTTGGAACCTGCCAAAGGTACCAAAGTTTAAGCTTTAA
- a CDS encoding glycosyltransferase family 2 protein: MTLPISVFIITKNEQRHLAKTLESVKTVAEVIIVDSGSTDNTLAIAEQYGAKVFHKAWEGYAIQKQYAMSLCKNEWVLSLDGDETVNPQLLNALQLTIESDNADCVRMWRNDIFIGKSLSHLSKKPNNHRFYKKSKAFFNSEKLVHESATITGKEIFINETFDHYGYDSIEAITSKNNKYSSLKADEKFSNGKSFSTFKLITIFPFTFFKEYLLQRKIFSGKRGLILSIMEAYYSFIKEAKLYENSECSQNSKNVN, encoded by the coding sequence ATGACATTACCGATCAGTGTTTTCATTATCACCAAAAATGAACAACGTCATTTGGCGAAAACATTAGAGAGTGTAAAAACTGTTGCTGAAGTCATTATTGTGGATTCTGGTAGCACAGACAATACTCTTGCTATCGCAGAGCAATATGGCGCGAAAGTTTTCCATAAAGCATGGGAAGGCTATGCAATACAAAAACAGTACGCGATGTCTCTGTGTAAAAATGAATGGGTACTTAGTCTAGACGGTGATGAAACAGTTAACCCACAGTTATTAAATGCACTGCAATTAACAATTGAAAGTGATAATGCCGATTGTGTCAGAATGTGGCGTAATGATATTTTTATCGGGAAATCTCTTTCTCACCTAAGTAAAAAGCCCAATAATCACCGTTTTTATAAAAAATCAAAAGCATTTTTTAATTCAGAAAAGCTTGTTCACGAAAGTGCGACTATCACTGGCAAAGAAATTTTTATCAATGAAACCTTTGATCATTATGGCTATGATTCAATCGAAGCTATCACCTCTAAAAATAATAAATATTCGAGCCTAAAAGCTGATGAAAAATTTTCTAATGGGAAATCATTTTCAACCTTTAAACTGATCACTATTTTTCCATTCACCTTTTTTAAAGAGTATCTTTTACAAAGAAAAATATTTTCAGGAAAAAGAGGCTTAATTCTTTCAATTATGGAAGCCTATTATTCGTTCATAAAGGAAGCCAAGCTTTATGAAAATAGCGAATGTTCCCAAAATTCAAAGAATGTCAATTGA
- a CDS encoding CDP-glycerol glycerophosphotransferase family protein yields MIYFDVLHPYYLPQYLPVAKELQQRSESVKFVIYNNKEQQSVLRTLVELHQLDAVWVDNEAQALALYISTKASWVIFGNAFSRASQLKGVSKTALMEHGIGPKSVYYTVSQSDIDVRFVEGQYRLNRLQVMFPDKVFIDTGYAKLDPVIQGVEKGLDIAKLGLDPNKPTLLYAPTFYPSSIQNMAKRWPEQFSEYNILLKPHYFSLTKPSYQKQKELLEHWSTYENVYLAGAEEANLLPFMVSADILISDASSALFEFAALGKPVVWCDFYYLRWSYRGILKFRFKNRVDQDLYKYADVAAHAKTYPKLKEVVDHQLAFPQSYKPMREKYTEELAGIVDGKCSHRIVDYLLNDA; encoded by the coding sequence GTGATTTATTTTGATGTTTTACACCCTTATTATTTACCACAATACTTGCCAGTGGCTAAAGAACTGCAGCAAAGGTCAGAGTCGGTAAAGTTTGTTATTTATAACAATAAAGAGCAGCAATCCGTGCTTCGTACTCTTGTTGAACTGCATCAATTAGACGCGGTTTGGGTTGATAATGAGGCTCAGGCGTTAGCGCTTTATATTTCTACCAAGGCTAGTTGGGTTATTTTTGGCAATGCTTTTTCTCGTGCATCTCAATTGAAAGGGGTGTCAAAAACTGCGCTTATGGAACATGGTATAGGGCCAAAATCTGTCTACTATACAGTTTCCCAATCTGATATCGATGTCCGTTTTGTCGAGGGACAATATCGCTTAAATCGCTTGCAGGTAATGTTCCCGGATAAAGTTTTTATTGATACAGGTTACGCAAAATTAGATCCGGTTATTCAAGGAGTTGAAAAGGGTCTTGATATCGCCAAACTCGGTTTGGACCCTAATAAACCGACATTATTATATGCACCTACTTTTTACCCTAGTAGCATTCAGAATATGGCAAAAAGGTGGCCGGAGCAGTTTTCTGAATATAATATTTTGTTAAAACCACATTATTTCTCATTAACTAAGCCAAGTTATCAGAAGCAGAAAGAATTGTTAGAGCACTGGTCTACATACGAGAATGTATACCTAGCGGGGGCTGAAGAAGCCAATTTATTACCTTTCATGGTCTCAGCTGATATTTTAATTAGCGATGCATCTTCTGCTTTATTTGAGTTTGCAGCCCTTGGTAAGCCTGTTGTTTGGTGTGATTTTTACTATTTACGCTGGTCATACCGTGGCATTTTAAAGTTCAGGTTTAAAAATCGAGTTGATCAAGATTTGTATAAATATGCAGATGTTGCTGCTCATGCTAAAACCTACCCCAAATTAAAAGAGGTGGTTGACCATCAGCTTGCATTCCCTCAGTCATATAAACCAATGCGAGAAAAGTATACCGAAGAGTTGGCTGGCATCGTTGACGGAAAATGTAGCCACAGAATTGTGGATTATTTATTAAATGACGCTTAA
- a CDS encoding adenylyltransferase/cytidyltransferase family protein, which produces MNTIVYVSGTFDLFHSNHLKMIEYGRGLGDTLIVGVSTDELVCSYKNPPAVPFEERIAIVQGLRAPDIVIPQHTLEHTQTVKNLNMDVFVIGDDWAGKYDYLEEQGVKVFYLPYGKGVSSTNLKKKIHDEYSKLIETSDKHPIPEPRT; this is translated from the coding sequence TTGAATACAATAGTTTATGTTTCTGGAACATTCGATTTGTTCCATAGTAATCATTTAAAGATGATCGAATATGGCCGAGGTTTGGGTGACACGTTAATAGTTGGCGTAAGTACTGATGAACTTGTATGCAGCTATAAAAACCCACCAGCCGTACCGTTTGAAGAAAGAATAGCCATTGTTCAAGGGCTTAGAGCCCCAGATATTGTTATCCCGCAACATACTTTAGAACACACCCAAACAGTTAAAAATTTAAATATGGATGTCTTTGTAATTGGCGATGATTGGGCAGGTAAATATGACTACTTGGAAGAGCAAGGGGTAAAAGTTTTCTATTTGCCTTACGGAAAAGGCGTGAGCTCTACAAATTTGAAAAAGAAAATACATGATGAGTATTCAAAACTTATCGAAACAAGTGATAAGCACCCAATTCCAGAGCCAAGAACCTGA
- a CDS encoding SDR family NAD(P)-dependent oxidoreductase yields MKKILITGGSGDLSQGLKLALESEFEVLSPSRQELDVTSIDSVKRYFSTHNFDIVINCAGKLYSSLVTDSDPLQWIEDINVNLIGTYLVCKFALVSNRKTKIINISSTAAYANYKDWTSYCASKAGVMKLSLGLFDEGLDIIVMCPGAIDTKLRNGLSIPNNNVMDITEGIAPILDAVNGQYKSGEIIFYRKGDLEVRQTY; encoded by the coding sequence ATGAAAAAAATACTCATAACAGGCGGCAGTGGTGACCTTTCTCAAGGCTTAAAACTTGCTTTAGAATCTGAGTTTGAGGTTTTATCTCCCTCTAGACAAGAGCTAGATGTTACTAGTATTGACTCAGTAAAACGTTATTTTTCAACTCATAATTTTGACATTGTGATCAACTGTGCAGGAAAACTGTATTCATCATTAGTGACAGATTCTGATCCACTACAATGGATTGAAGATATTAATGTTAATTTAATTGGGACCTATTTAGTCTGTAAATTTGCTTTGGTTTCAAATAGAAAAACAAAAATCATTAATATTTCATCTACCGCAGCATATGCCAATTATAAAGATTGGACTTCATACTGTGCCTCTAAAGCTGGTGTGATGAAATTATCATTAGGTCTTTTTGATGAAGGTCTAGATATTATAGTTATGTGCCCTGGAGCTATCGATACTAAGCTCAGAAATGGACTTAGTATCCCCAATAATAATGTCATGGATATAACAGAAGGTATTGCCCCAATTTTAGATGCCGTTAATGGTCAGTATAAAAGTGGTGAGATCATTTTCTATCGAAAAGGTGACTTAGAAGTGAGACAGACTTACTAA
- a CDS encoding glycosyltransferase family 9 protein yields the protein MSLISAEQFANCKRMLFVSPVALGDFLYLKTFLIALKNKYPHIELDIWLDDNRRNTDSWRLSRSKILQQWMAAEPAFGLTYGCTDSDSAVQDNIKQAKLRNYDLIFCHSVSKSKQYSKIARAISSNAFIVSSLPKVKYWGLLDSLQFKHSDARFRINPNELPSNHHITDRYANIFEKVTGLVVAKNELMPSMVIPQSMQPITDAWIKNRFNDESRQGPLIFLNHLSTNTKKDWDIEQLFDLILRISATALDNRFIINVTRESFDEVSLATEKFTANNSLQIAVFTVEDHFFELPSLIAKSDFVITVDTAILHFAFAAKRPLISMMRSKKPYWAPPASKQSHVLYATEGKGYVSDISVDKVYAQYLTMTN from the coding sequence ATGTCATTAATATCTGCAGAACAATTCGCCAACTGCAAGCGAATGCTATTTGTATCCCCTGTTGCTTTAGGTGATTTTTTATACCTAAAAACATTTTTAATCGCATTAAAAAACAAATACCCGCACATAGAGTTAGATATTTGGCTTGATGACAATAGGCGCAATACAGATAGCTGGCGCTTGTCTCGCAGTAAAATATTACAACAATGGATGGCTGCAGAGCCTGCTTTTGGGCTAACTTATGGATGTACCGATTCAGACAGTGCTGTTCAGGACAATATTAAGCAAGCCAAACTGCGTAATTATGACCTTATTTTCTGCCATTCAGTCAGCAAAAGTAAGCAGTACTCTAAAATTGCCAGAGCGATTAGTTCAAATGCGTTTATCGTATCTAGCCTACCCAAGGTTAAGTATTGGGGCTTACTCGACTCTTTACAATTTAAGCACTCTGATGCGCGTTTCAGGATCAATCCTAACGAGTTACCTTCCAATCATCATATTACTGATCGCTACGCGAATATTTTTGAAAAGGTTACTGGTCTCGTGGTAGCTAAAAATGAGCTCATGCCTTCCATGGTTATACCTCAATCCATGCAGCCAATTACTGATGCATGGATTAAAAACCGTTTTAATGACGAATCTCGCCAAGGACCGTTAATATTTTTAAATCATCTATCGACCAATACCAAGAAAGATTGGGATATAGAACAGTTATTCGACTTAATTTTAAGAATTAGCGCCACAGCATTGGATAATCGATTTATCATTAACGTCACTAGAGAGAGTTTTGATGAAGTCAGTTTAGCGACAGAGAAATTTACCGCTAACAATTCACTTCAAATTGCAGTCTTTACCGTTGAAGATCACTTTTTTGAATTACCGTCACTTATTGCTAAGTCAGATTTTGTTATCACTGTTGATACTGCAATTTTACATTTTGCCTTTGCCGCAAAAAGGCCGCTTATTTCGATGATGAGATCAAAGAAACCTTATTGGGCTCCACCAGCAAGTAAACAGTCTCATGTACTATATGCGACAGAAGGTAAGGGATATGTCTCAGATATCAGTGTCGATAAGGTATATGCTCAATACCTAACAATGACAAACTAA
- a CDS encoding glycosyltransferase, whose amino-acid sequence MKKAIFTLAIGDNPMYKAAVESFEAYGEKVGADVIVSDELHYKLKVNNKKYDASPAWSEKLYMAELLKKYDRILYIDADMIIAPWAENIFEEYSSLNTVYMFNEGCYKNRTEHAKKINSILGEVDWPIESNEMVYFNSGMILVSKEANLFKNASAEEMQKVCNEVKFYDQTYINYLIFRDKIDYVCIDKKFNRMPLLGLDGYKDASFIHYAGRGYREKIPMRELKYIIDYCDFFAETLSEEEILKYKQQSWHWYMLKQQRKTKLPIALLSAVFGLFHPQHKY is encoded by the coding sequence ATGAAAAAAGCAATATTCACTCTCGCCATTGGCGATAATCCTATGTATAAAGCTGCGGTAGAGAGTTTTGAAGCATATGGAGAAAAGGTCGGTGCTGATGTCATTGTTTCAGATGAACTCCATTACAAATTAAAAGTTAATAATAAAAAGTATGATGCTAGCCCTGCTTGGTCTGAAAAATTGTATATGGCAGAATTATTAAAAAAGTACGACAGGATACTTTATATTGATGCCGACATGATAATTGCGCCATGGGCTGAGAATATTTTTGAAGAATATAGTTCATTGAATACTGTCTATATGTTTAACGAAGGATGCTATAAAAATCGTACGGAACACGCTAAAAAAATTAATAGCATATTAGGTGAAGTTGACTGGCCTATTGAAAGTAACGAGATGGTTTACTTCAATTCAGGCATGATATTAGTGTCTAAAGAAGCCAATCTTTTTAAAAATGCCAGCGCAGAAGAAATGCAAAAAGTCTGCAATGAAGTGAAGTTCTATGACCAAACCTATATCAACTACCTGATATTTAGAGATAAAATAGACTACGTTTGTATCGATAAAAAATTCAATAGAATGCCCTTACTGGGCTTAGATGGTTACAAAGATGCTAGCTTTATCCACTATGCAGGACGTGGATATCGAGAAAAAATTCCGATGCGAGAGCTAAAATATATCATTGATTATTGTGATTTTTTTGCTGAAACGCTATCTGAAGAAGAGATTCTTAAATATAAGCAGCAGTCATGGCACTGGTATATGCTAAAACAACAAAGAAAAACAAAGTTACCCATTGCGTTATTAAGCGCTGTATTTGGTCTCTTTCACCCACAACATAAATACTAA
- a CDS encoding glycosyltransferase family 9 protein: MKADFSSMKSLCLLRLSAIGDVCHAVAMVQAIQRQYPDLAITWVIGKIEYQLVKHMPGVEFVIFDKSQGWRSYGQLKTALSGQRFDVLLHMQVALRATIASMMISAKVRVGFDKARAKEGQWLVTNHAVEPLATPHVLEGFMGFAKAIGVNDLTPRWNIPVPAVDTEFANRLISGDDKVLVICPAASKAERNWLPERYAAVADYAVNQGYRVMLCGGPSQLEADLAQNIVQLCKTTIENQIGKTTLTQLLALLKNASMVIAPDTGPAHMAVTQGTPVIGLYAHSNPGRTGPYLSLQHVVSVYEEVIKLQFPDAAIAWGKRAKGDDLMEKITVESVIAQFVKIA, from the coding sequence ATGAAAGCAGATTTTTCATCCATGAAATCCCTATGTTTACTTCGTTTATCCGCTATCGGTGATGTTTGCCATGCGGTTGCTATGGTGCAAGCTATTCAGCGTCAATATCCTGATTTAGCGATCACCTGGGTTATTGGGAAAATTGAATATCAACTGGTGAAGCATATGCCTGGGGTTGAGTTTGTCATTTTTGATAAATCACAAGGCTGGCGCAGTTATGGCCAATTAAAAACCGCATTATCAGGGCAACGCTTTGATGTATTACTGCATATGCAAGTAGCGCTTCGAGCAACCATCGCTTCAATGATGATATCGGCGAAAGTCCGTGTTGGTTTTGATAAAGCACGTGCTAAAGAAGGTCAGTGGTTAGTCACCAATCATGCCGTTGAACCATTAGCAACACCGCATGTTTTAGAGGGTTTTATGGGCTTTGCTAAAGCGATTGGGGTTAATGATTTAACGCCTCGCTGGAATATTCCTGTGCCTGCAGTGGATACCGAGTTTGCCAATAGGCTTATCTCAGGTGATGACAAAGTGTTAGTGATTTGCCCTGCAGCCAGCAAAGCGGAACGTAACTGGTTACCTGAGCGATATGCTGCGGTTGCTGATTATGCTGTCAATCAGGGTTATCGCGTGATGCTTTGTGGTGGCCCTAGTCAGCTTGAAGCGGATTTGGCTCAAAACATTGTGCAGCTGTGTAAAACCACTATTGAAAACCAGATTGGTAAAACCACGCTAACCCAACTGTTGGCTTTACTTAAAAACGCCAGCATGGTGATCGCCCCTGATACCGGGCCTGCACATATGGCGGTGACACAAGGTACCCCAGTGATTGGTCTGTATGCCCATTCAAATCCAGGGCGCACTGGTCCATATTTATCGCTGCAACATGTGGTGAGTGTGTATGAGGAAGTTATTAAACTTCAATTCCCCGATGCTGCAATTGCTTGGGGGAAAAGGGCTAAGGGAGATGATTTGATGGAGAAAATTACTGTTGAAAGTGTGATAGCGCAGTTTGTTAAAATAGCTTGA
- a CDS encoding 3-deoxy-D-manno-octulosonic acid kinase, which produces MHIELTDKGIIAWCEPLAQQLAPAQFQAEYWQQLNAIIGQSKGRYTTWFVEHSQQRWVLRHYWRGGLIEKFSRDAYVFTGMARTRAVAELALLEKLYDEGLPVPRPIAANVERFGIWYRADLIIELIDGAKDLVAYLSKVAMNDQQWQQLGAVIATFHNRGVYHADLNAKNILLATEQFYLIDFDRGAIKTPAKQWQQANLSRLLRSFNKEKTKLPSLNFNDANWQLLLKGYEKAIN; this is translated from the coding sequence ATGCATATTGAATTAACAGACAAAGGGATCATTGCTTGGTGTGAGCCACTCGCACAGCAATTAGCACCCGCACAGTTCCAAGCTGAGTATTGGCAGCAACTCAATGCAATTATAGGGCAATCTAAAGGCCGCTATACCACGTGGTTTGTTGAACATAGTCAACAGCGCTGGGTATTGCGTCACTATTGGCGTGGTGGGCTTATCGAAAAGTTCAGTCGTGATGCCTATGTGTTTACCGGCATGGCACGTACTAGAGCCGTTGCTGAACTGGCATTATTGGAAAAGCTATATGATGAAGGGCTCCCTGTCCCGAGGCCTATTGCTGCAAATGTCGAACGCTTTGGTATTTGGTACCGTGCAGATCTTATCATTGAGCTTATTGATGGCGCTAAAGATTTAGTCGCTTATCTATCAAAGGTCGCGATGAATGACCAACAATGGCAACAACTTGGCGCTGTCATTGCCACATTTCATAACCGCGGTGTTTATCACGCTGATCTTAATGCTAAAAACATCTTATTGGCCACAGAACAGTTTTATCTTATCGACTTTGACCGTGGCGCAATAAAAACACCTGCTAAGCAATGGCAGCAAGCGAACTTGAGTCGGTTATTACGCTCATTTAACAAAGAAAAAACTAAACTGCCGAGCCTGAATTTCAATGATGCAAATTGGCAGCTATTACTAAAAGGCTACGAAAAAGCAATTAACTAA
- the waaA gene encoding lipid IV(A) 3-deoxy-D-manno-octulosonic acid transferase yields the protein MTRGIYSVLLLLLFPLILAYLGFRTIKSPDYRGRWGERFGLTRLKQTDVLFHSVSMGETLAAIPVIKTLMSRHPQLTFTVTTTSPTGSAEVIKAFGDSVQHCYLPFDINFCVSRFIKQVNPKLCVIMETELWPNLLYFAKKNNTRLVLANARLSQKSADKYQKQITLSRPMLVALDAIAVQTQAESNRFEALGVMPDVLSVCGSLKFDLQIDDNKYSQAKTLKDSWDRSQAPVWVAGSVHPGEFDIMLQAHKEVLQQYPDALLIMAPRHPEQFNVAAVSVTQQGLTLARRSMNEAVNEQTQVILGDTMGELLMLYGTANFAFVGGTLIENGGHNPLEPAAMGLPVCVGPHHWDFAEITTLLEQAGGLRVIQDSDELAELLLQMFSQADLHDAAAKASLEVVAQNRGAMQKQLEIIEQQLQLSQLIQ from the coding sequence ATGACTCGTGGCATATATTCCGTTTTACTCTTGCTATTATTTCCCCTTATCTTAGCCTATTTGGGTTTTCGTACGATCAAAAGTCCGGACTATCGTGGTCGTTGGGGTGAACGATTTGGATTGACGCGATTAAAGCAAACGGATGTACTTTTTCATAGTGTGTCTATGGGGGAAACGCTTGCGGCAATCCCTGTCATTAAAACGCTAATGAGTCGTCATCCACAGCTAACATTTACGGTCACCACTACAAGTCCTACTGGCTCTGCAGAGGTGATAAAAGCTTTTGGTGATAGCGTGCAGCATTGTTATCTCCCCTTTGACATTAACTTTTGTGTTAGTCGCTTCATCAAGCAAGTAAACCCTAAACTTTGTGTCATTATGGAAACAGAACTTTGGCCTAACTTACTTTACTTTGCAAAGAAAAATAACACCCGTTTAGTGCTAGCTAATGCGCGGTTATCGCAAAAGTCCGCAGATAAATACCAAAAGCAAATAACTTTAAGCCGACCTATGCTGGTGGCATTAGATGCTATCGCAGTGCAAACCCAAGCGGAATCAAACCGTTTTGAAGCTTTAGGAGTTATGCCTGACGTATTAAGTGTTTGCGGCAGTTTGAAGTTTGATTTACAGATTGATGACAACAAATATTCACAAGCAAAAACATTAAAAGACTCGTGGGATCGTTCACAAGCGCCTGTGTGGGTGGCTGGCAGTGTTCATCCTGGCGAGTTTGATATTATGCTGCAAGCTCATAAAGAAGTGCTTCAGCAGTATCCTGATGCGTTATTAATTATGGCGCCAAGACACCCCGAGCAATTTAATGTCGCTGCTGTATCAGTAACCCAGCAAGGGTTAACGTTAGCTCGGCGCAGTATGAATGAAGCCGTTAATGAACAGACTCAAGTCATCCTTGGGGATACGATGGGGGAATTGTTGATGCTATATGGTACGGCTAATTTCGCTTTTGTCGGTGGCACCCTTATTGAAAATGGCGGCCACAATCCATTAGAACCCGCTGCAATGGGACTGCCTGTATGTGTGGGGCCTCATCATTGGGACTTTGCTGAAATAACAACATTGCTTGAACAAGCTGGTGGCTTAAGGGTCATTCAAGATAGTGATGAACTTGCTGAACTATTATTGCAGATGTTTAGCCAAGCTGATTTACATGACGCTGCTGCCAAAGCAAGCTTAGAAGTGGTTGCTCAAAATCGCGGCGCGATGCAAAAGCAACTTGAGATTATTGAACAGCAATTACAATTATCTCAACTAATTCAGTAA
- a CDS encoding TetR/AcrR family transcriptional regulator, producing the protein MKTRDKIVFASLELFNEHGERSITTNHIAAHLSISPGNLYYHFRNKEDIINSIFALYESHLESGFKPYEDTTVDIELLMGYFDAMFYTLWQFRFMYANLADILSRDDALKTRYLKAQEQVLSRSSNVLRKLKSDGFLEIDDDKVTALADTIKMMVSFWISYQLTQSSTSTITKATLYEGLLRVLMIFKAYSTPDSQATFTRLEQHYLDVASQERDAAA; encoded by the coding sequence ATGAAAACCCGCGATAAGATAGTTTTTGCCAGCCTTGAACTTTTTAACGAACACGGTGAACGTAGTATTACTACTAATCACATAGCGGCTCATCTCAGTATTAGTCCAGGGAACCTTTATTACCATTTCCGTAATAAAGAAGACATTATTAATTCCATCTTTGCTTTGTATGAAAGCCATTTAGAATCCGGTTTCAAACCTTACGAAGATACTACCGTTGATATTGAACTGTTGATGGGATATTTCGATGCGATGTTTTATACCTTGTGGCAATTTCGATTTATGTACGCCAACCTTGCCGATATTCTCAGCCGCGACGATGCATTAAAGACGCGTTATTTAAAAGCACAGGAACAAGTTTTATCACGCTCAAGTAACGTGTTAAGAAAACTGAAGAGCGACGGTTTCCTTGAAATCGATGATGACAAAGTTACTGCACTGGCAGATACCATTAAAATGATGGTGAGTTTTTGGATTAGCTATCAGTTAACCCAATCAAGCACGTCGACCATCACTAAAGCGACTTTGTATGAAGGTCTACTCAGAGTGTTGATGATTTTTAAAGCCTACTCAACTCCAGACTCACAAGCCACGTTCACCCGCTTAGAACAGCATTACCTTGATGTTGCTTCACAAGAACGAGACGCTGCAGCGTAA